A region of the Polaribacter sp. L3A8 genome:
TGAAAGCTTTGTATAAAGAAGATACAAATGCAGACATTCGGTTTTGGGGTGGAGATTTAATGAAAAATGTTGGCGGAACTTTAGTGAGTCATTATAAAGAAAGAGCTTTTATGGGGTTTTTCGAAGTTTTAATGAATCTTTCTAAAGTATTAGGTTTTATTAAATTTTGTAAAAAAGATATTGCAGAGTTTAAACCAGATGTTCTTATTCTTATTGATAATTCTGGTTTTAATTTACGTGTTGCCAAATGGGCAAAAGAACAAGGTTTTAAAACCAATTATTATATTTCTCCTCAAGTTTGGGCAAGTAGAGCGGGTAGAGTTAAAGACATTAAAAGAGATGTAGATAAAATGTTTGTAATACTTCCTTTTGAAAAGGAATTTTATGAAAAATACGATTACAATGTAGAATTTGTTGGGCATCCTTTAATTGATGGAATTGCAGGCAGAAAACAAGTAAGTGAAGTTGCTTTTAGAAAAGAGTACAACTTAACAGACAAACCCATTATTGCGTTATTACCAGGAAGTAGAAAGCAAGAAATTACCAAGATGTTATCTGTAATGCTATCTTTAATTGATGATTTTTCTGACTATCAATTTGTAATTGCAGGTGCTCCTAGTCAGGATTTAAGTTTTTATAATAATATTATTGGAGATAGAAAAGTGAGTTTTATCAGCAATAAAACCTACGATTTATTAAGCATTTCTTACGCCGCTTTAGTTGGGTCTGGTACAGCAACTTTAGAGACAGCTTTATTTAAAGTTCCACAAGTAGTTTGTTATAAAGGAGGCAGTATTTCTTATCAGATTGCTAAAAGAATTATCACCTTAAAATTTATTTCTTTGGTCAATTTAATTATGGATAAAGAAGTGGTAAAAGAGTTAATTCAGAATGATTTTAATTCCAAGAATTTAAAAACTGAATTGACTAAGATTTTAGATGATCGTTATAGAGAGAAACTGTTTTTAGAATACTTCGATTTAGAAAAGAAACTTGGCGGAAAAGGAGCTTCAGAAAAAGTTGCCAAACAAATTGTAGGCGATTTAAAAAAGGAAGAAAACTAGCTTACACATTATGAATTATAATAATAAGAAATTTAGAGTAGTTCAAAATACTGAGAATGGTGAAACATCAGAAGAAACCATTTTTAAATATCAACAAAAGGGTACTATTCTTACTTGTGAATACAAAGGAGGACAAATAGTAAAAGGTCATTTAATAGGTCTTGTAGATGAAGACGGAAATATAGAAATGCGTTATCATCAAGTGAATCTTAAAGGAGAGTTAATGACAGGTACTTGTAGTTCTAAACCAGAGTTAACTTCTAATGGAAAAATAAGACTTTATGAAAATTGGCAATGGACTTCTGTTGATAAGACAAGTGGGGAATCTATTTTAGAAGAAGTTTAATTAAGTGTACAAATTATACCTAAAAGAATATTTAATATGAAGAAATGGGGTTTTTTATTAGTTGTATTTTCTTTACTATTAAGTTCTTGTTCCTCTACTAAAAACGTTGTTAAAAAGACAACTAAACCAACTACAAAAGTAGATAGAATTGTATCTAATGCCTTAAAATATAAAGGAGTCCGTTATAAATTTGGAGGAACAACCCAAAGAGGAATGGATTGTTCTGGTGTAGTTTATGTTGCCTTTGGAAGCGAAAATGTACAATTGCCAAGAATTTCTAGAGACATGGCAAAAAGAGGAAATAAAATCTCTTTAAATAAAGTAAAAAAAGGAGATTTATTATTCTTTAGAACCAGTAAAAGTAGACGAAGCATCAACCACGTTGGTTTGGTGGTTTCTCATAAAAAAGGGCAAATTAAGTTTGTGCACGCCACAACATCTAGAGGTGTAATTGTTTCTACTTTATCCGAAAAATACTGGAAAAAAGCATTTGTAAAAGCAACAACCATCTTATAATTAGTAGTTAACGTTTTTTTTAGTAACTTTAACTTGCTATGAAAAGGTTGTACAATTACATACCCTTGCACTTTGTTGTGCTTTTAATTATTGGAATTTGTTTCCAATTTTTCACGCAATTTTGGAGTTATAGTTTTCTAAAAACCTCGTTGTTTTTAGGGGGGCTCGCTGTGCTTGTTTTTCTGATAACAAACAAAGTTATAAGAACAGGTCTTGCTTTTATTTTATTCTTTTTTGTGGGTGTTTCAGCTGTCTATTTAAATGATGACAGAAATTATGATTCTTTTTATGAGCATCAATTAGAAGATAATGCTACTGTTATTTTACAAATTGATAAAATTTTAAAACCCGGGAATTATTATCAAAAATATGAGGCTAAAGTTATTAAAGTAAATGCTGATAAAACTATAGGAACTGTCTTGTTGAATATTCAAAAAGATAGTTTTACAAACCCTTTACATGTAGATGATCAAATCTTATTAAAACCAACTTTAAAAGAGTTAATTCCTCCTTTAAATCCGCATCAATTTAACTACAAATCTTATTTAGCCAAACAAGGTATTCATCATCAGTTATTTGTTGCAGAAAATCAGTTTTTAAGGTTAAATTCTAAAAGAACTTCGTTATTAGGCTTGTCAGCAAAATTCAGGAATAAAATTCAAGAATCATTAAAGAAATACCATTTTAAGGATAATGAATTAGCGGTAATTAATGCTCTGTTGTTAGGGCAAAGGCAAGATATTTCTAAAGAATTGATTGTAGATTATCAAAGAGCAGGCGCCATCCATATTTTAGCAGTTTCGGGGTTGCACGTTGGCGTTATTTTATGGATTTTATCCTTTATTTTTAAACCTCTTGAAAG
Encoded here:
- the lpxB gene encoding lipid-A-disaccharide synthase, which encodes MKYYIIAGEASGDLHGSNLMKALYKEDTNADIRFWGGDLMKNVGGTLVSHYKERAFMGFFEVLMNLSKVLGFIKFCKKDIAEFKPDVLILIDNSGFNLRVAKWAKEQGFKTNYYISPQVWASRAGRVKDIKRDVDKMFVILPFEKEFYEKYDYNVEFVGHPLIDGIAGRKQVSEVAFRKEYNLTDKPIIALLPGSRKQEITKMLSVMLSLIDDFSDYQFVIAGAPSQDLSFYNNIIGDRKVSFISNKTYDLLSISYAALVGSGTATLETALFKVPQVVCYKGGSISYQIAKRIITLKFISLVNLIMDKEVVKELIQNDFNSKNLKTELTKILDDRYREKLFLEYFDLEKKLGGKGASEKVAKQIVGDLKKEEN
- a CDS encoding n-acetylglutamate synthase, coding for MNYNNKKFRVVQNTENGETSEETIFKYQQKGTILTCEYKGGQIVKGHLIGLVDEDGNIEMRYHQVNLKGELMTGTCSSKPELTSNGKIRLYENWQWTSVDKTSGESILEEV
- a CDS encoding C40 family peptidase; translation: MKKWGFLLVVFSLLLSSCSSTKNVVKKTTKPTTKVDRIVSNALKYKGVRYKFGGTTQRGMDCSGVVYVAFGSENVQLPRISRDMAKRGNKISLNKVKKGDLLFFRTSKSRRSINHVGLVVSHKKGQIKFVHATTSRGVIVSTLSEKYWKKAFVKATTIL